In Runella sp. SP2, the genomic window GCGTCAAAAGCGTTGGTGATTACTTCAGAGCATAACACAGGCTACTACAACGAAACCGATACCGTATCAGGGCATTTGTGGGGCGATGGAGCCGCGGCTTTACTCTTTACAAAAGAGCGTGTAAGTGATGGGGATATGGAAATGAGATCTTTGGTGACAGGTGGTGCTGCTACCAGCGGGAAAGCCACCGAAGCCGTGGTATTGCGCCCTAACGAGCGTGGAGTGATTATGCCTTTTGGACGAGATGTGTTTATTAATGCTTGTACCTATATGCCAAAGGCTAGTTTAACGGTACTTGAAAAATGTGGCCTAACGGTGGAAGATGTGTCTTATGTTTTGCCACACCAAGCTAATTTGCGCATTAGTATGAATGTAATGAATACACTTGGCTTGCCCGAAGAAAAACTAATCTCGAATATTCAATACCTCGGAAATACGGGCTGTGCAGGTTGCGCCATTGGTTTGTCTGAACATTGGAGCCGTTTTCAACCAGGAGACCATATTGTTATTACTGTTTTTGGAGGTGGATATTCGTACGGAGCTATGTTGCTTCGGAAATAACCGATACTCTGTGGAGGTTTTCTTACTCGTGCAAAGGGTTTCTCAAAACCCGAGTCTTTGTGGAAGGGGTTGTGAGCAACCCCTTCCACAAAAATTATCTCTTCTTCTTCTTCCCATATTGGCAAGTTGAATTGTCTTCTTTAACGTAGTATGACTTGAAATTGAGGGCTTTAGGGTCCATGCAGCCTTTCAAGTTCAACAATTCAACTTTTCTAAATTCCACAGGGTGACTTTCACTTTGAAGCGAGATAGAGCCGTGGTCGAGGAGTTTTCCATTAACAAACAGATTGGGGTCATGTCCGCTCACGTTGCCGCCTCCCCACTGAGGTTTATTGTATTCCAACACTTTTTCGCCGTTAGCAAAATGCTGAATGAGCGAGTCGCCCAAAACTAACACTTCAGCCAGCACCCATTGGTCTCCGTTGTAGGTTTGCGAGGTAGAATTGATGCAGTGTTGGGTGATTAATTTTCCATCCATCACGACGTTTGTTCCAGGGGTGCACAAGTTGCAGGTAGTTCGTTTTTTGCCGTCACCACCAAGTAATTGAACTTCGATAGACGCAGGAAAATCTTGGTCTTTACCCATTGAAGCGGCCGTTTGGCCGTGTACCATGATGCCGCTGTTACGCCACGCCCAGCCCTCACCTTTGGGAGCTTGCTCGCCCACAAAACGATATTCAACCGCAATGCGGTAGTATGAAAAATCGCCTTTGTAGAAAATATGACCGTATTTGCGTTTAAAATCATCATATTGGTCATAGCGAACGACCATTTTTCCATCCTCTACCCGAAACGTTTGTCCAAAGTTATCATTGAGGTCGTTCCCACGGATTTTAATATCCCAACCGTCAAGGTTTTTACCGTTGAAAAGTTGCTGCCATTCTTGTTTATCCGTCTTTTTTTGTCCAAAAACAGACGTAACACAAAGGCTTAAAAAGACAATTACTGCGTATTTCATAGATAAAGTAGCTGGAAAGCTAGGTTACTTTTGTTGTGATAAAAAGGTTAACAATGAGGCAAATTCCTCGTACGAAAGGGCATTGACCAAGCCCGAAGGCATCATTGAAGTTTCCATTTCTTTGCGACTAACGATGTCAGCGGTTTTAATGGTATAAACTTGTCCTGCAATGTCTCTCAAAACGACGCGAGCCGACGACTCTTCAGTGATAAAACCAGAGTAAACTTTGTTACGTTTAGCTGTGATAGTCACCGATGCAAAACCTTGGGAAATCGAGGCATTTGGCTTTAAGATTGACTCTGCAATTTGTTCACGGTTCATAATCGACCCAATTTGCCCCATAAACGGCCCTTTCATGGGTTCAGTTTTTGACAAGCTGTGGCAAGCGATGCAACCTTGCTGCGTAAATAGTGTTTTACCCAACGCCACATCTCCCTGGATTTTGGCCATGGCAAGCATCACGTCTTCAATCGAAGCTTCACCTATTTGCCCTTTTTTATTACGGATTTTGTCTAAATCAATCTTTACCTCTTCCTTCACCGCGGCTACTTCTTCAACCCCAAACTCTGGTATTTCCATGCGATGACGGCTGTTGAGTTCCACAAAGAAGGGTTTGTCGTTTAGCTTTTTCGATTCTTCCATCAAGAAATCCTTAATGCTCGACGAGGCTTCCCACGTAATACCTTTATAATAAGGGCCGTGCGTGTCGGGGCGGGTGCTCCACCACCACGAACCGTCGTAATCGGCTTCTTTTTTGTACAAACGTGAAAGGGTAACGATGATTTGTTTTTTAAGGGCAGCGTCGTTTGATTTTTGGTAGGCATTGATTAATCCCGAAACTGCTTTGGGGTCGTGCATGTAGCGAAGTGCCCAAAGCGCGAGGGTTGAGTTTTCGGTTCCAATAGCCTTTACACACGCATTGACAGCATTGAGTGCCACCAACGAACGCACCGCCACGTGAGGCAAAATTATCGCTGAATTAGGGGTAGCATGTGGCCCTTCTGTTCCCATTGCTGGTGGAGCAAAACTTGCTGGGACTGGTGTTTTAAGGAGCGATTGGGCTGCTTCCGTTTTTCCAAGACGTCCAAGACCTACGGTTGCTGCTAATCGAACGCGTGGTGAGGCATCGTTAAGTGCTTGAAGGAAAGCTTCACTTGGAACGTTTGAATTGTAAATTTTACGGTCGGCCAAAGCCCGAAGCGCATACTCACGCATGGCTGCATCTGAAATCAATTTGGCTAAATTGTCATTGGCATTCACACCAGCGGCTTGAGCATACGTGTACATGGCAGCAATGCGTACAACCAATGGAAGTTTAGCATTGGTTACCAACGCCCAAACAGGTTTTACAATCTTGTCGGCGGGGCGAGTGAGAAGCTCTTGCTGAGCGGCTAGACGAGCGACCCCACTTCCAGATTTAAGAAGGTCAATTAATTTAGAGTTCGATAACTCTTGCGGGTTTTTGAACGATTTATACGTCCATTGTTTCGGAGTAGCTCTTACGACAAATCCTTTTTTTGGATTTCCTGAATAACCTGCCCCGTCCCAAGCTGAAAGGTAAGCACGACCCGAAGCGTCCACGTCCACGTCGGTGATTTGGGCTAATTTGACAAAACTTTCTTCTTTTTGG contains:
- a CDS encoding DUF1080 domain-containing protein, with amino-acid sequence MKYAVIVFLSLCVTSVFGQKKTDKQEWQQLFNGKNLDGWDIKIRGNDLNDNFGQTFRVEDGKMVVRYDQYDDFKRKYGHIFYKGDFSYYRIAVEYRFVGEQAPKGEGWAWRNSGIMVHGQTAASMGKDQDFPASIEVQLLGGDGKKRTTCNLCTPGTNVVMDGKLITQHCINSTSQTYNGDQWVLAEVLVLGDSLIQHFANGEKVLEYNKPQWGGGNVSGHDPNLFVNGKLLDHGSISLQSESHPVEFRKVELLNLKGCMDPKALNFKSYYVKEDNSTCQYGKKKKR
- a CDS encoding 3-oxoacyl-ACP synthase III family protein; translated protein: MFLHQVAHYLPEQVVDNEHFTKLNGLSDEWIVQRTGIQLRRKAASAENSHSMGVEAVKSLLDKIQIDISEIDLIVGATYTAYDTIVTLGHAVQHFIEVADIPVVTISSACSSLLNAVEVVEGYFAMNKASKALVITSEHNTGYYNETDTVSGHLWGDGAAALLFTKERVSDGDMEMRSLVTGGAATSGKATEAVVLRPNERGVIMPFGRDVFINACTYMPKASLTVLEKCGLTVEDVSYVLPHQANLRISMNVMNTLGLPEEKLISNIQYLGNTGCAGCAIGLSEHWSRFQPGDHIVITVFGGGYSYGAMLLRK
- a CDS encoding c-type cytochrome, encoding MSKIYFATLSVFLLILFNFTSFWNQNSNSLTSVTVTPADSLPNASSWPAELAISHFAGADLTPSPACLAVAPTGEVYVGVDMIGSLGKKPGNGRIVRLVDSNNDGKVDSHTVYATVDNPRGIISMGDKVYVLHTVFSKETGIASGMDLVVFEDKNHDGVADGPSSPLIQHISSPKFLQSRGTDHATNGIRMGIDGWIYIAVGDFGFHNATDRSGKKMTMLGGGVVRVRPDGTEIEVYTHGLRNIYDVAIDPYMNIFARGNTNDGGGWNVRFSNQIQSGEYGYPVLFKHFTDEIIPALIDVGGGSGTGALFMDDDTWPAQYNQVPMMADWGRSQLYIHRVTPDGPSFTQKEESFVKLAQITDVDVDASGRAYLSAWDGAGYSGNPKKGFVVRATPKQWTYKSFKNPQELSNSKLIDLLKSGSGVARLAAQQELLTRPADKIVKPVWALVTNAKLPLVVRIAAMYTYAQAAGVNANDNLAKLISDAAMREYALRALADRKIYNSNVPSEAFLQALNDASPRVRLAATVGLGRLGKTEAAQSLLKTPVPASFAPPAMGTEGPHATPNSAIILPHVAVRSLVALNAVNACVKAIGTENSTLALWALRYMHDPKAVSGLINAYQKSNDAALKKQIIVTLSRLYKKEADYDGSWWWSTRPDTHGPYYKGITWEASSSIKDFLMEESKKLNDKPFFVELNSRHRMEIPEFGVEEVAAVKEEVKIDLDKIRNKKGQIGEASIEDVMLAMAKIQGDVALGKTLFTQQGCIACHSLSKTEPMKGPFMGQIGSIMNREQIAESILKPNASISQGFASVTITAKRNKVYSGFITEESSARVVLRDIAGQVYTIKTADIVSRKEMETSMMPSGLVNALSYEEFASLLTFLSQQK